A part of Streptomyces sp. NBC_01235 genomic DNA contains:
- a CDS encoding 4-hydroxybenzoate 3-monooxygenase, which translates to MRTTVGIVGAGPAGLLLARLLHNAGIDSVVLESRDRAYVEQRQRAGILEQGTVDVLREAGAGERMDRVGLRHDGIELRFARRRHRVDFPALTGGRSVTVYAQTEVCKDLIALQLEEGGPLLFEAEALAVEDADTDHPRVRFRHEGVEDVLECEYVVGCDGFWGVSRQAIPAELTRVFERTYPFGWLGILADVAPSHDELVYARHDRGFALLSMRSPSVSRLYLQVPEGTDAETWGDERIWDELERRFETDDDWKLERGPITQKSVTPMRSYVHEPMRHGRLFLAGDAAHIVPPTGAKGLNLAVGDVVTFARALTHRRDTGSSDLLDAYSETCLRRVWQAERFSYDMTTLLHPAPDATPFEDRLQLARLERIASSRAAETDLAEAYTGFPFG; encoded by the coding sequence ATGCGCACGACCGTCGGCATCGTCGGCGCCGGCCCCGCCGGCCTCCTCCTCGCCCGTCTGCTCCACAACGCCGGTATCGACTCCGTCGTGCTGGAGAGCCGTGACCGGGCCTACGTCGAGCAGCGGCAGCGCGCCGGGATCCTGGAGCAGGGCACGGTGGACGTCCTGCGCGAGGCCGGTGCCGGGGAGCGTATGGACCGGGTGGGGCTGCGCCACGACGGCATAGAGCTGCGGTTCGCGAGGCGGCGCCATCGCGTCGACTTCCCCGCCCTCACCGGGGGCCGGTCGGTGACGGTCTACGCCCAGACCGAGGTGTGCAAGGACCTCATCGCCCTCCAGTTGGAGGAGGGCGGCCCGCTGCTGTTCGAGGCGGAGGCCCTGGCCGTCGAGGACGCCGACACCGACCACCCGCGCGTCCGCTTCCGGCACGAAGGTGTCGAGGACGTCCTGGAGTGCGAGTACGTCGTCGGCTGCGACGGCTTCTGGGGGGTGTCGCGGCAGGCGATTCCGGCCGAACTGACCCGTGTCTTCGAGCGGACGTACCCCTTCGGCTGGCTCGGCATCCTCGCCGACGTGGCGCCCTCCCACGACGAACTGGTCTACGCCCGCCACGACCGCGGCTTCGCCCTGTTGTCCATGCGCTCCCCGTCCGTCTCCCGCCTCTACCTCCAGGTGCCCGAGGGGACCGACGCCGAGACCTGGGGCGACGAGCGGATCTGGGACGAGCTGGAGCGCCGCTTCGAGACCGACGACGACTGGAAGCTGGAGCGTGGGCCGATCACCCAGAAGTCGGTCACCCCGATGCGCTCTTATGTTCACGAGCCCATGCGGCACGGCCGGCTCTTCCTCGCCGGGGACGCGGCCCACATCGTGCCGCCGACCGGCGCGAAGGGGCTGAACCTCGCCGTCGGGGACGTCGTCACCTTCGCGCGGGCGCTGACGCACCGTCGGGATACGGGGTCCTCCGACCTCCTCGACGCCTACTCCGAGACCTGTCTGCGGCGCGTGTGGCAGGCCGAGCGGTTCTCGTACGACATGACGACCCTCCTGCACCCCGCCCCCGACGCCACCCCGTTCGAGGACCGCCTCCAGCTCGCCCGTCTGGAGCGGATCGCCTCCTCCCGTGCGGCCGAGACCGACTTGGCCGAGGCGTACACCGGGTTCCCGTTCGGGTGA
- a CDS encoding ABC transporter ATP-binding protein, with the protein MTTSPLAERTTAAAARATDLSKIYGQGETQVVALDRVSVDFRQAEFTAIMGPSGSGKSTLMHCVAGLDTFSSGSVRIGDTELGSLKDKQLTKLRRDKIGFIFQAFNLLPTLTAIENITLPMDIAGRKPDKEWLETVIRMVGLADRLGHRPSQLSGGQQQRVAVARALASRPDIIFGDEPTGNLDSRSGAEVLGFLRNSVRELGQTVVMVTHDPVAAAYADRVVFLADGRIVDEVYGPTAESVLDRMKQFDAKGRTS; encoded by the coding sequence GTGACCACCAGCCCCCTCGCCGAGCGCACCACCGCAGCGGCCGCGCGTGCCACGGACCTGTCGAAGATCTACGGACAGGGCGAGACCCAGGTCGTCGCGCTCGACCGGGTCTCGGTCGACTTCCGGCAGGCCGAGTTCACCGCGATCATGGGTCCCTCCGGATCCGGCAAGTCCACGCTGATGCACTGCGTGGCAGGTCTCGACACCTTCTCCTCCGGCTCCGTACGCATCGGCGACACCGAACTCGGCTCGCTGAAGGACAAGCAGCTCACGAAACTGCGCCGGGACAAGATCGGGTTCATCTTCCAGGCGTTCAACCTGCTGCCGACGCTGACGGCCATCGAGAACATCACCCTCCCGATGGACATCGCGGGCCGCAAGCCGGACAAGGAGTGGCTGGAAACAGTCATCCGGATGGTGGGACTGGCCGACCGGCTCGGCCACCGTCCCTCGCAGCTCTCCGGCGGTCAGCAGCAGCGCGTCGCCGTCGCCCGAGCCCTCGCCTCCCGGCCGGACATCATCTTCGGCGACGAGCCGACCGGCAACCTCGACTCCCGCTCGGGCGCCGAGGTGCTGGGCTTCCTGCGCAACTCCGTACGGGAGCTGGGGCAGACGGTGGTGATGGTGACCCACGACCCGGTGGCCGCGGCATACGCGGACCGGGTGGTCTTCCTCGCGGACGGACGGATCGTCGACGAGGTGTACGGGCCGACCGCCGAGTCGGTGCTGGACCGCATGAAGCAGTTCGACGCCAAGGGCCGCACCAGCTGA
- a CDS encoding Bax inhibitor-1/YccA family protein, whose protein sequence is MRSRNPVFSRRGFSRDNGYAGFNAAPQAGGPAVGTQPGNPYAQQAGNPYAQNPYAQQDLQYGAPPQAPVATGRMTMDDVVARTATTLGTVVVTAVLAWVLLPVDEANLGKSYGIAVGAGLVAMVLALVQSFKRRPAPALILSYAALEGVFLGVISSAVSTYIADGVVAQAVMGTMAVFAGVLVAYKAGWIRVNRRFYGFVMAAALGFVLLMAVNLLFTVFGGGDGLGFRSGALGVVFGVIGIILGACFLALDFKQVEDGIAYGAPREEAWLAAFGLTMTLVWIYMEFLRLLAILNSSD, encoded by the coding sequence ATGAGGAGCAGAAACCCGGTCTTCTCGCGACGGGGGTTCAGCCGCGACAACGGCTACGCGGGCTTCAACGCCGCGCCGCAGGCCGGGGGACCCGCAGTCGGCACGCAGCCGGGCAACCCCTACGCCCAGCAGGCCGGCAACCCGTACGCGCAGAACCCCTACGCCCAGCAGGACCTGCAGTACGGCGCCCCGCCGCAGGCCCCGGTCGCCACCGGCCGGATGACCATGGACGACGTCGTCGCGCGCACCGCGACCACGCTCGGCACCGTGGTCGTCACCGCGGTGCTGGCCTGGGTGCTGCTGCCCGTCGACGAGGCCAACCTCGGCAAGTCGTACGGCATCGCCGTCGGCGCCGGTCTGGTCGCGATGGTGCTGGCCCTGGTCCAGTCGTTCAAGCGCCGCCCGGCCCCCGCGCTGATCCTGTCGTACGCCGCCCTCGAGGGCGTGTTCCTCGGCGTGATCTCCAGCGCGGTGTCCACGTACATCGCGGACGGCGTGGTCGCCCAGGCCGTGATGGGCACGATGGCGGTCTTCGCCGGTGTGCTCGTGGCGTACAAGGCGGGCTGGATCCGCGTCAACCGTCGCTTCTACGGTTTCGTGATGGCCGCCGCGCTCGGCTTCGTCCTGCTGATGGCGGTGAACCTGCTGTTCACGGTCTTCGGCGGCGGTGACGGCCTCGGCTTCCGCAGTGGTGCCCTGGGCGTCGTGTTCGGCGTCATCGGCATCATCCTCGGCGCCTGCTTCCTCGCCCTGGACTTCAAGCAGGTCGAGGACGGCATCGCGTACGGCGCCCCGCGTGAGGAGGCCTGGCTCGCCGCCTTCGGCCTCACCATGACGCTGGTGTGGATCTACATGGAGTTCCTGCGACTCCTGGCGATTCTCAACAGCAGCGACTAG
- a CDS encoding DUF4287 domain-containing protein, with protein MSHVLSEETHRNILARIPHCTGREVSDWLRTVDEGPALRFEEKVSWLRAEHNLAYGHAKAIIHEYDLRRAARKLL; from the coding sequence ATGTCCCATGTCCTCTCCGAGGAGACCCACCGCAACATACTGGCCCGCATCCCCCACTGCACCGGTCGTGAAGTCTCCGACTGGCTGCGCACCGTCGACGAAGGCCCCGCTCTCCGCTTCGAGGAGAAGGTCAGCTGGCTACGCGCCGAGCACAACCTCGCGTACGGCCACGCCAAGGCGATCATCCACGAGTACGACCTGAGGAGGGCCGCGCGCAAACTCCTCTAG